Below is a genomic region from Gemmatimonadaceae bacterium.
TTTCGGGTGGGGGTGATGGTGCGGATGCCGTCGGGAAAGGCGACGCCATCCGACACGGCGGTACAGAGGTGCGGGGCATTCAGTTTCCGGAAGTGGTGCTCGACGACCAACAGCGTTTTCCAAACCAGTGCCGTGGCATTCTCGACGATCTTGAACCGCTTGGCCGCGGACGTGCGCAGGCGCACCGCCGCGAACGGAGACTCGATGACATTCGTCGTACGGAGATGCGTCCAGTGCTCCTGGGGAAACGCGTAGTAGGCGATCATCCGCTCCCAGTCGTGGGCCAGCCGCTCGACCGCCTTGGGGTGCGGCCGGCGATAGGTGCGGGTGAAGCGCTCGCGGAGCACGGTGGCCGCGTGGGCCGTGTCGGCACTCGCGATAGCCTGCAGCGCGGCCTTGACCTCGGCCTGGTGCTTCTTCGGCACCGTATCGAGCACGTTCCGGAGTTTGTGGTTCCAGCAGCGTTGCTCCGCACTCTCGGGATAGACCGCGGCGAGCCCGCTCCAGATTCCCAGATGCCCATCGGCGATCGTGAGCTTCGGCGCGCGCAATCCGCGCCGCTTGAGATCGCGCAGCACCGCCGCCCAACTCTCGGTGGACTCGCGCTGCCCGCTCGTGACCGCGAGCACCCGCTTCT
It encodes:
- a CDS encoding IS256 family transposase produces the protein MQKMNREAAASRPTWDTLETFARLHIQGFLQQLLEDEVTELLGRTKSARRGAVDAPPGARNGHGKPRQLALMNGTITVRRPRVRDLEARFASRLLPLFQRRTPEVAALLPALYLHGLALGDFELALRGLLGDAAPLSASSLLRLKATWQAQYSAWQQRDLSDCRLIYLWADGVYVKAGLETSKAALLVLIGADAEGQKRVLAVTSGQRESTESWAAVLRDLKRRGLRAPKLTIADGHLGIWSGLAAVYPESAEQRCWNHKLRNVLDTVPKKHQAEVKAALQAIASADTAHAATVLRERFTRTYRRPHPKAVERLAHDWERMIAYYAFPQEHWTHLRTTNVIESPFAAVRLRTSAAKRFKIVENATALVWKTLLVVEHHFRKLNAPHLCTAVSDGVAFPDGIRTITPTRKLRAA